DNA from Salinispora arenicola:
CGGCTGGCGCACGGCAAGGGAATGAGGACGCCGTCGACCATGCTCTACGGCCACATCGAGGAGCCCCGGCACCGTGTCGACCACGTGCTGCGGCTGCGCGAGCTGCAGGACGAGACGAACGGCTTCGCGGTCTTCATCCCGCTGCGCTACCAGCACGACTTCGTCGACTCGGCAGACGGCAAGATCCGTAACCGGATCCAGGCGCGCACGACGATGGCCTCGCCGGCGGAGTCGCTGAAGACCTTCGCGGTGTCCCGGCTGCTCTTCGACAACGTCCCGCACGTCAAGTGCTTCTGGGTGATGCACGGACTCTCGGTCGCCCAGCTGTCGCTGAACTTCGGTGTGGACGACCTGGACGGCTCGGTGGTGGAATACAAGATCACGCATGACGCGGACTCGTACGGCACCCCGAACACCATGCACCGGGCCGACCTGCTGAACCTGATCTGGGACGCCGGCTTCCGCCCGGTCGAACGCAACACCCGGTACGAGGTGGTGCGCGAGTACGACGCCGCGCCCTCGCTCGCCGAGCGCCGCGCCGAGCCACAGCAGGTCTGGGCCTGACCGGGACCGGCTGGGCCCCACCGCGGCTGGTCCGCGGTCGAAGGCCGGTCGGCGACCGTCGGCTCGGCGAGTCATCGCGCCGGTCGGCGACCGTCGGCTTGCCCAGCGATCGTGCCGGTCGGCGGTTCGCGTAGTCTCGTAGGGCCATGACCGAGCAGCGCAGTGGATTTCCCCGGCGGGACGCCGAGGGGCGCGTGCTGACCCTGGGCGACCTGCTCGGGGTGAGCCTGGCCGGCTGGGTTGTCGGGGTGCTCGCGTTGGTGCTCCTGGACTGGGTCGTCACCTCGTTCGGTTCGGGGGAGTTCGGCCGGGCCAACGGGTGGCTGGCGGTGATCCTGCCGGCCTGGCTCTACTGGGAGGACTTCCGCGCGTGGGAGTTCGGCGCCGCCCGGGTGGTGGCGGGCCTGGTTGCCGGTGGTGCGGGGCTGATCGCCGGTCTGGCGGCGGCTGGCCTGGCCGCTGGTCTGCCGCCGCTGGTGTCGGGCGGGCTGGGCGCACTGGCCTTCACCCTGGCTTTCGCGGTGGTGTGGTTCCACGGCGTGCGGTGGCTCGCCCGGCGGACGGGCTGAGGCCGCCCGCCGAGGGCGGAGAACGGAGTTCGGAATTGAGCGCGGCGGTCAAGTACACCCTGGGCCGGATCGGGCTGTTCGTCGCGGTGCTGGCGGCCCTCTGGTTCGTGGAGTTGAATCTCTTCCTCAAGCTGATGGTGGCGTTGGTCTTCTCGGCAGCCGCCTCGTTCTTCCTGTTGCGTCCGTGGCGGGACGAGATGGCCGAGGAGATGGCCGCCGCCGCCGAGCGGCGTCGGGTCGAGAAGGAACGGCTGCGCTCGGCGCTGGCCGGTGAGGACACCGCCGGGGACGACTCCGACGGCCGGGGTGGCGACGCACCGAAGTCCTGATCCTCGGCGCCAGGTGCGCGCATCGCCCCAGCTAGTCACCGCCTGGTTGTAGATTTTTGCCGCCCTTGGTTGCATGCGGGGAAACTGCTGCCGGCGTGACGAGCTAGCTGGCATGGAATTAGACATGGATACATGTTGATATGATCATGCGGTCGGTGGTGGAGTGTGCTGCACCAAGCGGGAAAGATCTCCCGCGCCCGTCAGGAGGTTGTCCATGGCCTTCCGCACCCCCACCCTTCGCCGCCGCCTCGCGCTCACCATCGCCGCGGGGTTCGGCCTGCTCACCTTCGCCGCGGCACCGGCAGCCGCGAAACCCGTACCGGGCCCCACCGATGAGCAGGCGGTTGTCCAGTACCGGGTGCTCGGCCCGCGTACGGTGGCCGACCGCAGCGCGGTCGCCCGCACCGGTGCCTCGATCGACTACTCCGAGCACGGCGTTCTACACGTCTCCGCCACCAGCACCGAGGCCACCGCGATCACCCGGCTGGGCTTCCAACTGGAGGAGGTCCCGGCGCAGTCCGCCGACCACCACGGCCACGCGCACGCCGACGAAGATGTCGGCCTGTTCGACTTCCCGCCCGCCGACTCCGACTACCACAACTACGCCGAGCTGACAGCGGTGGTGAACCAGGTGGTGGCGGACCACCCGTCCATCGCGCAAAAGATCAGCATCGGCACCTCGTACGAGGGTCGGGACCTGATGGCGGTGAAGATCTCCGACAACGTCGGGACCGACGAGGACGAACCGGAGATCCTCTTCAACTCGCAGCAGCACGCCCGCGAGCACCTGACCGTGGAGATGGCGATCTACCTGCTCCACCTCTTCACCGACAACTACGGCAGTGACTCCCGGGTCACCAGCGTCGTCAACAGCCGGGAACTGTGGATCGTGCCGACCGTCAACCCAGACGGCAGCGAGTACGACATCGCCACCGGCTCGTACCGGTCGTGGCGCAAGAACCGGCAGCCGAACAGCGGTTCGTCGTGGGTCGGTACCGACCTGAACCGCAACTGGGACTACCTGTGGGGCTGCTGCGGCGGTTCCTCCGGCTCCCCCTCGTCGAACACCTATCGGGGTCCGTCGGCCTTCTCCGCGCCGGAGACCGACGCGGTGCGCGACTTCGTCGACGGTCGCGTCGTGGACGGAGTCCAGCAGATCAAGGCCAACATCGACTTCCACACCTACTCCGAGCTGGTGCTCTGGCCGTTCGGCTACACCTACAGCAACACCGCCCCCGGAATGACGGCCGACCAGTACAACACCTTCGCCACCATCGGCCAGCAGATGGCGGCCACCAACGGCTACACCCCGCAGCAGTCCAGCGACCTCTACATCACCGACGGCAGCAGCATCGACTGGATGTGGGGACAGCACGGGATCTGGGCGTACACCTTCGAGCTGTACCCCGGCTCCGCCTCGGGCGGTGGCTTCTACCCGCCCGACGAGGTCATCCCGGCAGAGACCGCCCGTAACCGCGACGCCGTGCTGCTTCTCTCCGAATACGCCGACTGCCCGTACCGGGCGATCGGCAAGGAGGAGCAGTACTGCGGTGACGGTGGCGGGACCACGGTCTGGGCGGACAACTTCGAGACCGCGACCGGCTGGACGATCGACCCCAACGGCACCGACACCGCCACCACCGGCCAGTGGGAGCGGGGCGCCGCCCAGTCGACCAGCTACTCCGGCGCCAAGCAGCTCACCCCGTACGCCGGCAGCAACGACCTGGTCACCGGCCGGCTGGCCGGCTCCTCGGTGGGCTCACACGACATCGACGGCGGCGTGACCAGCGCCCGGTCTCCGGCGGTGTCCCTGCCGTCGAGCGGCACGCTGACCCTGTCACTGGCCTGGTACCTGGCGCACTACTCGAACGCGTCCTCCGCGGACTACTTCCGCGTCAGTGTCGTGCACAGCGGCGGCACCACCACCCTGCTCGACCAGGCCGGCGCGGCAACCAACCGCAGCGCCTCCTGGTCAGTGGCCAGCCTCGACCTGACGCCGTACGCCGGCCAGTCGATCCAGATCCAGGTCGAAGCGGCAGACGCCGCCGGCGGCAGCCTCGTCGAGGCGGCAGTCGACAACGTCACCATCACCGCCTCCTGAACCTCGGTGGGGGCCCGGCACCCGGGCCCCCACCCCGGCAACGCCCGTCACACGCCGCTGGCCAGCCCCGAACCCCTGCCGGACCGTGCGCTACGGTGCTCTCGACCATCCCGCAGCGAAGCCGGTGTGAAACCGGCACTGTCCCGCAACTGTGATGCCCCGGAACGATCCGGGGACGAGTCAGGTCGCCTGCGGCCGGTCGCGATACGCGCTCTCGAGGAAGGGCGCCTCGCGGACGGGTGACTCTGCTCCCTGTCGGCGAAGCACCAACTCCTCGACCGACAGGAGGACCGATGTCCAGACGTGCTCCGCGGCTTCTCACCGCAGCCCTCGCGGTGGCCGCGCTCGCGCTCGGCGGCTGCGCCGAGAAGACCACCGACACCCCGGCGCCCAGCGGCGGCGCATCCACCGCCGCGACCTTCCCGGTGACAGTCGGCTCGCTGACCCTGGAACAGCGGCCGGAGAAGATCGTCTCGTTGTCACCGACCGCCACCGAGATGCTCTTCGCGATCGGTGCGGGACCGCAGGTCACAGCGGCCGACGACAACTCGAATCACCCGGCGGAGGCACCGCGGACCGACCTCTCCGGCTTCCAGCCGAACGCCGAGGCGATCGCCGCCAAGGATCCCGACCTGGTGGTAATCGCCAGCGACCGCAACAAGGTCGTCGACCAGCTCACCAAGCTGAAGATCCCGGTCTTCCTCACCCCGGCGGCGGTCACGCTGGACGACACCTACCGGCAGCTCACCGAACTGGGCACACTCACCGGGCACCCCACCGAGGCCGCGGACGTGGTCACCGGGATGAAGGACGACATCGCGAAGATTGTCGCCGACCTGCCACAGCGGGCCGAAAAGCTCACCTACTTCCACGAGCTGAGCCCCGACCTGTACACCGCCACCAGCAAGACCTTCATCGGCTCGCTCTACACGCTCGTCGGGCTCGAGAACATCGCCGACCCGGCCGACGCGGACGGGGAGAGCGGCGGCTACCCGCAGCTCTCCGAAGAGATCATCGTCGAGGCCAACCCGGACTTCGTCTTCCTCGCCGACACCAAGTGCTGCCAGCAGAGCGTGGAGACGGTGCAGGCCCGGCCCGGCTGGGCGACGATCACCGCCGTCCAGGAGAACCAGATCGTCGCCCTCGACGACGACATCGCCTCACGGTGGGGCCCGCGCGTCGTCGACCTGCTCCGCACGATCATCGATGCGACCGCCAAGGTCCCCGCGTGACGCTGGACCAGCGGCGTTAGCAAGGACTCCCACATGCGGCAGGTGATCACCAGGAGTCCCGCGCGCCCCGCGGCTGAGGCTCGGCCGGCCGGGCTGCGGCCCGGCTGGCTCCTCGCCGGGCTGGCCGCGGTACTGGCCGCCCTGGTGGCGGGTGTGTCCCTCGGCCCGGTCAGCCTGCCGCCGGGCAGCGTCGCGGTCGAGCTGCTGAACCTCCTTCCCGGGGTACGCGTCGACAGCGGCCTCACCGAGCGGGAGATCGCCATCGTCACCGAGCTGCGGCTGCCCCGGGCCGTGCTCGGCCTGCTCGTCGGTGGGCTGCTGGCCCTGGCCGGCGGCGCCTACCAGGGCGTGTTCCGCAACCCGCTGGCCGACCCGTACCTGCTCGGTGTCGCGGCCGGGGCCGGGTTCGCGGTCACCGTGGTGATCACCGCCGGTGTTGGGGGCCAGGCGGTCATGGCGGTGCTGCCGGTCACCGTCCCGCTGGCGGCGTTCGTCGGCGCGATCGGCGCGGTCGGGCTGACCTACCTGCTCGGCGCCTCCGGCGGCCGGAACCGATCACCGGCGACCCTGATCCTGGCCGGGGTAGCGGTCTCCGCGTTCCTCTCCGCCGGGCAGACCTACCTGCTGCAACGTAACGCGGAGAGCATTCAGCAGGTCTATGCCTGGCTGCTCGGGCGACTCGCCACCGCTGGCTGGCACGACGTGCGGCTGGTCCTGCCGTACTTCCTGCTGACCGCCGTGGTGGTCCTGCTGCACCGGCGTGAGCTGGACGTGCTCTCGGTCGGCGACGACGAGGCGACCAGCCTGGGCCTGCACCCGCAACGGTCCCGCTACCTGCTGATCGCCGCCGCCTCGCTCGGCACCGCCGCGGCGGTCTCCGCGTCCGGGCTGATCGGCTTCGTCGGGATCATCGTGCCGCATGCCGTACGACTGCTCGCCGGGTCCAGCTACCGGGTGATCCTGCCGTTGTCGATGCTCTTCGGCGGGGCGTTCCTGGCCCTGACCGACGTGGTCGCCCGTACCGCCGCCGCCCCCGAGGAGATTCCGATCGGCGTGGTGACCGCCCTGCTCGGCGGTCCGTTTTTCGTCCTGGTCCTGCGCAGCGCCCGGCGGGTGCTGGAATGAGCACGCCGGCGGTGGCCGTGCGCGAGCTGCAGGTCCGGCTCGCCGGCGTGCCGATCCTCACCGGCGTCGACCTGACCGTCGCCGCCGGGGAGTGGGTGACCGTGATCGGCCCGAACGGCGCCGGCAAATCGACCCTACTGCGCGCCATCGGCGGTCTGCTGCCCACCCAGGGCGCGGTCGCCCTCT
Protein-coding regions in this window:
- a CDS encoding DUF4229 domain-containing protein yields the protein MSAAVKYTLGRIGLFVAVLAALWFVELNLFLKLMVALVFSAAASFFLLRPWRDEMAEEMAAAAERRRVEKERLRSALAGEDTAGDDSDGRGGDAPKS
- a CDS encoding M14 family zinc carboxypeptidase, which gives rise to MAFRTPTLRRRLALTIAAGFGLLTFAAAPAAAKPVPGPTDEQAVVQYRVLGPRTVADRSAVARTGASIDYSEHGVLHVSATSTEATAITRLGFQLEEVPAQSADHHGHAHADEDVGLFDFPPADSDYHNYAELTAVVNQVVADHPSIAQKISIGTSYEGRDLMAVKISDNVGTDEDEPEILFNSQQHAREHLTVEMAIYLLHLFTDNYGSDSRVTSVVNSRELWIVPTVNPDGSEYDIATGSYRSWRKNRQPNSGSSWVGTDLNRNWDYLWGCCGGSSGSPSSNTYRGPSAFSAPETDAVRDFVDGRVVDGVQQIKANIDFHTYSELVLWPFGYTYSNTAPGMTADQYNTFATIGQQMAATNGYTPQQSSDLYITDGSSIDWMWGQHGIWAYTFELYPGSASGGGFYPPDEVIPAETARNRDAVLLLSEYADCPYRAIGKEEQYCGDGGGTTVWADNFETATGWTIDPNGTDTATTGQWERGAAQSTSYSGAKQLTPYAGSNDLVTGRLAGSSVGSHDIDGGVTSARSPAVSLPSSGTLTLSLAWYLAHYSNASSADYFRVSVVHSGGTTTLLDQAGAATNRSASWSVASLDLTPYAGQSIQIQVEAADAAGGSLVEAAVDNVTITAS
- a CDS encoding ABC transporter substrate-binding protein encodes the protein MSRRAPRLLTAALAVAALALGGCAEKTTDTPAPSGGASTAATFPVTVGSLTLEQRPEKIVSLSPTATEMLFAIGAGPQVTAADDNSNHPAEAPRTDLSGFQPNAEAIAAKDPDLVVIASDRNKVVDQLTKLKIPVFLTPAAVTLDDTYRQLTELGTLTGHPTEAADVVTGMKDDIAKIVADLPQRAEKLTYFHELSPDLYTATSKTFIGSLYTLVGLENIADPADADGESGGYPQLSEEIIVEANPDFVFLADTKCCQQSVETVQARPGWATITAVQENQIVALDDDIASRWGPRVVDLLRTIIDATAKVPA
- a CDS encoding FecCD family ABC transporter permease, with the protein product MRQVITRSPARPAAEARPAGLRPGWLLAGLAAVLAALVAGVSLGPVSLPPGSVAVELLNLLPGVRVDSGLTEREIAIVTELRLPRAVLGLLVGGLLALAGGAYQGVFRNPLADPYLLGVAAGAGFAVTVVITAGVGGQAVMAVLPVTVPLAAFVGAIGAVGLTYLLGASGGRNRSPATLILAGVAVSAFLSAGQTYLLQRNAESIQQVYAWLLGRLATAGWHDVRLVLPYFLLTAVVVLLHRRELDVLSVGDDEATSLGLHPQRSRYLLIAAASLGTAAAVSASGLIGFVGIIVPHAVRLLAGSSYRVILPLSMLFGGAFLALTDVVARTAAAPEEIPIGVVTALLGGPFFVLVLRSARRVLE